The following are from one region of the Thermoproteus uzoniensis 768-20 genome:
- a CDS encoding AAA family ATPase yields MAVIKLYGRERELALLGRLKPPFLAVVYGRRRIGKTALVLAFLSARPHLYFFVNPKKPRGALLEEFGEALRRAAGLPSYVRFADWEEFFDALFQLRGYVVAFDEFQWFLEAAPEVPYILQKMWDTRAEKPSVILTGSVAGMVKRLVAEAGSPLYGRADLVLELGELEPPAVFQWLADMGVAGEEAFKLFLLFGGVPYYYRLAQQWGVKTAEEAARLLVAGEGGPLRHEVEFVLAESLGREYRTHLAILDAVAGGATKLEQIASRAGVKATSLPPYLNDLVNLLGVLERRKSKRVYYEVRDRFYAYWLRSVYRHGDVAAGEALEEAAVRELESFYPWAFEAAVRQILPRLYPVKKVAKEAVHLREGGRRVQLDVDALGVDEERRFAVVAEAKWGAADPREIVPKLKKAAEILIPPGWTTRLAIFAKSFTAETEEADLIDLPTLLQNLTQPPPDVHAPQKDAARGGSAKPGDGARRQPRR; encoded by the coding sequence ATGGCCGTAATAAAACTCTACGGGCGGGAGAGGGAGCTGGCTCTCCTGGGGCGCCTCAAGCCTCCCTTTCTCGCCGTGGTGTACGGCCGGAGGAGAATCGGCAAGACCGCATTGGTGCTGGCCTTCCTCTCGGCGAGGCCCCACCTGTACTTCTTCGTCAACCCGAAGAAGCCCCGGGGAGCGTTGCTGGAGGAGTTTGGGGAGGCGTTGAGGAGAGCCGCGGGCCTCCCCAGCTACGTCCGGTTTGCGGATTGGGAGGAGTTTTTCGACGCGTTGTTCCAGCTTAGGGGGTACGTGGTGGCTTTCGACGAGTTTCAGTGGTTTTTGGAGGCGGCGCCTGAAGTGCCCTACATACTGCAGAAGATGTGGGATACCCGGGCGGAGAAGCCCTCGGTTATCCTCACGGGGTCGGTGGCGGGCATGGTTAAGAGGCTCGTGGCCGAGGCTGGGTCTCCCCTCTACGGCAGGGCGGACTTGGTGCTGGAGCTGGGCGAGCTCGAGCCTCCGGCGGTCTTCCAGTGGCTGGCCGACATGGGCGTGGCGGGGGAGGAGGCCTTCAAGCTCTTTCTCCTGTTCGGCGGAGTGCCCTACTACTACCGCCTGGCGCAACAGTGGGGGGTGAAGACGGCGGAGGAGGCCGCGAGGCTTCTAGTGGCGGGGGAGGGTGGGCCTTTGAGGCACGAGGTGGAGTTCGTCCTCGCCGAGTCTCTCGGGAGGGAGTACCGCACGCACTTGGCGATTCTAGACGCAGTGGCTGGAGGCGCCACCAAGCTGGAGCAGATAGCCAGCCGCGCCGGGGTGAAGGCCACGTCGCTCCCGCCCTACCTCAACGACCTAGTCAACCTCCTCGGCGTGTTGGAGCGGCGCAAGAGCAAGAGAGTCTACTACGAGGTTAGAGATAGGTTCTACGCCTACTGGCTGAGGTCCGTGTACAGACACGGCGACGTGGCCGCGGGGGAGGCCTTGGAGGAGGCTGCCGTCAGGGAGCTGGAGAGCTTCTACCCGTGGGCTTTCGAGGCCGCCGTTAGGCAGATACTGCCGAGGCTCTACCCCGTCAAGAAAGTGGCCAAGGAGGCGGTGCACCTCAGAGAGGGGGGCAGGCGAGTCCAGCTAGACGTAGACGCCCTGGGAGTAGACGAGGAGAGGAGGTTCGCGGTGGTGGCCGAGGCCAAATGGGGCGCCGCAGACCCCCGCGAAATAGTGCCGAAGCTCAAAAAGGCCGCGGAGATCCTCATCCCCCCGGGCTGGACTACGCGGCTGGCCATCTTCGCCAAGTCCTTCACCGCGGAGACGGAGGAGGCGGACCTCATAGATCTCCCAACCCTCCTCCAAAACCTCACGCAGCCCCCTCCAGATGTACATGCTCCTCAAAAAGACGCGGCCCGCGGCGGCTCGGCGAAGCCCGGCGACGGCGCACGCCGCCAGCCACGGCGCTAG
- a CDS encoding winged helix-turn-helix domain-containing protein — MPRPRRSKIEIIADVLSALEPGCSNPTRLATEANLAYDRLSRLLEELERRGLVRRDAGEVCMTREGARFLSEYRRWRSFLDAFGL; from the coding sequence ATGCCGAGGCCGAGAAGAAGTAAGATAGAGATAATAGCGGACGTGCTCTCGGCCTTGGAGCCGGGGTGCTCGAACCCCACGCGCTTGGCCACAGAGGCCAATCTGGCCTACGACAGGCTGTCGAGGCTGTTGGAGGAGCTGGAGAGGAGGGGCCTTGTCAGGCGGGACGCGGGGGAGGTCTGCATGACAAGGGAGGGGGCCCGGTTCCTTTCGGAGTACAGGAGGTGGCGGAGCTTCTTGGACGCCTTCGGCCTCTAG
- a CDS encoding Nre family DNA repair protein, with amino-acid sequence MRIDPSLCIRCRGTKMLCGLPYCPVLVRARVRQYVEAVAGRSSVAGSSPPSVFVGRVGWPRVRVYPSVPPVEGDTSRLEDPRAWLEMSIEEFLASRLILARGSVEVDVGSARSPSRLLQDVQLLSLSPRPAEVELELKRPLRPEPVLDEHAPPFGPASPLRSLRLGSLPPPERAVERAYNDLDYPAGEAVWDLYRSGIDVHRISRMLSVGALGVGRRRRLVPTRWSITAVDKQLSDRLLAEVRRMPVLDRYLVYVRRTRGNAFVGLLAPRGFMYEWGEAWWPGTTWNYFGGSPEVEVDWEGPQGRTTYPSIGGCYYAARLAAAEALRAMGRQAAVVLWREIYPGFDLPVGVWFVRENVRALFRERPEKFDDLGEALAYMASHLRLPLDVWYSKSRLVKILKTAL; translated from the coding sequence GTGCGGATAGACCCGTCGCTGTGTATTAGGTGTAGGGGGACCAAGATGCTCTGCGGCCTGCCCTACTGTCCGGTCTTGGTCAGGGCGAGGGTTAGGCAGTACGTGGAGGCCGTCGCCGGCAGGTCTTCGGTGGCGGGCTCCTCTCCGCCGAGCGTCTTCGTGGGGAGGGTCGGGTGGCCCCGCGTGAGGGTCTACCCCTCGGTGCCTCCCGTGGAGGGGGACACGTCTAGGCTTGAGGATCCCAGGGCGTGGCTGGAGATGAGCATCGAGGAGTTCTTGGCCTCCCGCCTGATCTTGGCGCGCGGTTCGGTGGAGGTCGACGTGGGCTCCGCGAGGAGCCCCAGCCGCCTTCTCCAAGACGTGCAGCTCCTCTCCCTGTCGCCGCGGCCGGCGGAGGTCGAGCTGGAGCTCAAAAGGCCTCTGAGGCCCGAGCCTGTCCTGGACGAGCACGCGCCTCCCTTCGGCCCAGCCTCCCCTCTGCGCTCCCTCCGCCTCGGCTCGCTCCCGCCTCCCGAGAGGGCCGTGGAGAGGGCCTACAACGACCTCGACTACCCCGCGGGCGAGGCTGTGTGGGACCTCTACAGGTCGGGGATCGACGTGCACCGGATATCGAGGATGCTGAGCGTGGGGGCTCTCGGCGTGGGCCGCCGGAGGAGGCTGGTGCCGACCCGCTGGAGCATCACGGCGGTGGACAAACAGCTGTCCGACCGCCTGCTGGCCGAGGTTAGGAGGATGCCGGTCCTCGACCGCTATCTGGTCTACGTGAGGAGGACGCGCGGCAACGCCTTCGTGGGGCTCCTGGCGCCTAGGGGATTCATGTACGAGTGGGGCGAGGCTTGGTGGCCCGGCACTACTTGGAACTACTTCGGGGGCTCGCCGGAGGTCGAGGTGGACTGGGAGGGCCCCCAAGGGAGGACGACCTATCCGTCTATCGGCGGCTGCTACTACGCGGCGAGGCTGGCGGCGGCCGAGGCCCTGCGCGCCATGGGGAGGCAGGCGGCGGTGGTGTTGTGGCGCGAGATCTACCCCGGCTTCGACCTGCCCGTGGGGGTCTGGTTCGTGCGGGAGAACGTGAGGGCTCTATTCAGGGAGCGGCCCGAGAAGTTCGACGACCTCGGGGAGGCCTTGGCCTACATGGCCTCGCACCTCCGCCTGCCGCTCGACGTCTGGTACTCCAAGTCCCGCCTCGTGAAGATACTCAAGACGGCCCTCTAA
- a CDS encoding zf-TFIIB domain-containing protein, with translation MWFETTYRCPRCGSPLVYIERRGSAALRCPACGVRVWTDARTAARFASGGRLEWQRFMELLYAAYAYRLAMKA, from the coding sequence CTGTGGTTCGAGACGACGTATAGATGCCCCCGTTGCGGATCCCCGTTGGTATATATCGAGAGGAGGGGCTCCGCCGCCTTGAGGTGCCCGGCCTGCGGCGTGAGGGTGTGGACCGACGCCCGCACCGCGGCTAGGTTCGCCTCGGGCGGGAGGCTCGAGTGGCAGAGGTTCATGGAGCTCCTCTACGCCGCCTACGCCTACCGCCTTGCTATGAAGGCCTAA
- a CDS encoding DEAD/DEAH box helicase, with protein MDVSSLPIPPGLRDALRRRGVERLYPPQEAAVRAGILEGANVVMTTATASGKTLLAEVAAVKTALEGRMAVFTVPLKALAYEKQLHFSYYGDLVDVAVSTGEYDSDDAWLHKYDVVITTYEKLDSLLRHRPSWLNKVGLIALDEIHYVGDPKRGPVLESIAAKVKYLGLKAQIVALSATIGNPEALAKWLGARLVKSDWRPVPLMEGVYADGAIQYADGSVRHIPKGADPEVALALDAVENGGQALVFVNSRSATVSTARRIAEAVAAGGRRLIDPEAAADLAAKVEEAAASKIIGRELAEVVARGVAFHNAGLELELRRIVEEGFRKGVIKVVVSTTTLAAGVNLPARRVVIAELRRYDPLTGVEEIPVMEYRQMAGRAGRPGLDPYGEAVAIASSEREAEYIMERYIKGAIEPVRSQLFSDVNLRSHLLGVVGSGYANTEDEIVDYLSATLAYIQLGPAAMSIARSKAERALDQLVAWGFLEKAGGAYHATPLGRLVSRLYVDPETAATYIDLLKAMRGDSPVAYIYIVAASPEVPKIWRGRLDKKIAAEIARSFPDLPLDEEDDEFRQTVKTVQMLWEWANEAPEDKIYEKYGVGPGDVRVYADLFEWLGTAASKLAAAVGLPQRAEGALRATYRVVYGVREELLELVVNLRGVGRVRARTLYQAGYRTLADVARAKPADIARLPGFGERLAASVVEQARAALDQKGIARWAR; from the coding sequence GTGGACGTCTCGTCGTTGCCCATACCGCCCGGGCTGAGGGACGCCTTGAGGAGGCGGGGCGTGGAGAGGCTCTACCCCCCGCAGGAGGCGGCCGTGCGGGCCGGCATCCTGGAGGGCGCCAACGTCGTGATGACCACGGCGACGGCCTCGGGGAAGACTCTCCTGGCCGAGGTAGCCGCCGTGAAGACTGCGCTCGAGGGGAGGATGGCCGTGTTCACAGTGCCCCTCAAGGCCCTCGCCTACGAGAAACAGCTCCACTTCTCCTACTACGGCGATTTGGTCGACGTGGCGGTGTCCACGGGAGAGTACGACTCCGACGACGCGTGGCTCCACAAATACGACGTGGTGATAACGACGTACGAGAAGCTCGACAGCCTTCTGAGGCATAGGCCAAGCTGGCTCAACAAGGTGGGCCTCATAGCCCTCGACGAGATACACTACGTCGGCGATCCCAAGAGGGGGCCCGTCCTCGAATCCATAGCGGCGAAGGTCAAGTACCTTGGCCTCAAGGCGCAGATAGTCGCGCTCAGCGCCACGATCGGGAACCCCGAGGCTCTGGCCAAGTGGCTCGGGGCCAGGCTGGTCAAGTCCGACTGGAGGCCCGTTCCCCTCATGGAGGGGGTCTACGCAGACGGCGCTATCCAGTACGCCGACGGGAGCGTCAGGCATATACCCAAAGGCGCCGACCCCGAGGTCGCCTTGGCCCTAGACGCGGTGGAGAACGGCGGGCAGGCCCTAGTCTTCGTCAACAGCAGGTCGGCCACTGTGTCGACGGCGAGGAGGATAGCCGAGGCCGTGGCGGCCGGCGGGAGGAGGCTGATAGACCCCGAGGCGGCGGCAGACCTCGCCGCTAAGGTCGAAGAGGCGGCGGCGAGCAAGATCATAGGCAGAGAGCTGGCGGAGGTGGTCGCCAGAGGCGTCGCGTTCCACAACGCCGGACTGGAGCTGGAGCTGAGGCGTATCGTCGAGGAGGGCTTCAGGAAAGGCGTAATAAAGGTCGTCGTGTCCACCACCACGCTGGCCGCCGGGGTCAACCTCCCAGCGCGGAGGGTAGTGATAGCCGAGCTGAGGAGGTACGACCCGTTGACCGGCGTCGAGGAGATACCAGTCATGGAGTACAGGCAGATGGCGGGGCGGGCCGGCAGGCCGGGCCTCGACCCCTACGGCGAGGCCGTGGCGATAGCCTCGAGCGAGCGGGAGGCCGAATACATAATGGAGAGGTACATAAAGGGCGCCATAGAGCCCGTGAGGTCCCAGCTGTTCTCCGACGTGAACCTCAGATCCCACCTGCTCGGCGTAGTGGGGAGCGGGTACGCCAACACCGAGGACGAAATAGTCGACTACCTCTCGGCGACGCTGGCCTACATACAGCTGGGGCCAGCCGCCATGTCCATAGCGAGGAGCAAGGCCGAGAGGGCCTTGGACCAGCTGGTGGCCTGGGGCTTCCTTGAGAAGGCGGGAGGCGCCTACCACGCCACGCCGCTGGGGAGGCTCGTCTCCCGGCTCTACGTAGACCCCGAGACCGCCGCCACGTACATAGACCTCCTCAAGGCGATGAGGGGCGACTCGCCGGTGGCCTACATATATATCGTCGCCGCGTCCCCCGAGGTGCCCAAGATATGGCGCGGCCGCCTCGACAAGAAGATCGCGGCCGAGATAGCCAGATCGTTCCCCGACCTCCCCCTCGACGAGGAGGACGACGAGTTCAGGCAGACCGTCAAGACTGTCCAGATGTTGTGGGAGTGGGCCAACGAGGCGCCGGAGGACAAGATATACGAGAAATACGGCGTGGGCCCCGGCGACGTGAGGGTGTACGCCGACCTCTTCGAGTGGCTGGGGACCGCCGCCTCGAAGCTCGCCGCGGCCGTGGGCCTCCCCCAGAGAGCCGAAGGCGCCTTGAGGGCAACATACCGGGTGGTATACGGCGTGAGGGAGGAGCTGCTGGAGCTCGTCGTGAACCTCAGAGGCGTGGGCCGCGTAAGGGCGAGGACGCTCTACCAAGCAGGCTACAGGACGCTCGCCGACGTGGCGAGGGCCAAGCCCGCCGACATAGCCCGCCTGCCGGGCTTCGGCGAGAGGCTGGCCGCCAGCGTGGTGGAGCAGGCGAGGGCCGCCTTAGACCAGAAAGGGATAGCCAGGTGGGCCCGCTAG
- a CDS encoding PaREP1 family protein, with the protein MEFPVLSKPWRDLERYREARLREAQVEARLALEFLEDGLIRNAAGKAFQAWKAYLAARLAEKRDVLRGLYPGSRRVRVGEEEVEVEDVDVVIALVPTAQMLRLSGVVGGDAVELTALALDLHRYQYNGPDPEGFFSDVPDDRTAALLICRLAERLAADRDLLTRVCGVSRGEA; encoded by the coding sequence GTGGAGTTTCCAGTGTTGAGTAAGCCGTGGAGGGATTTGGAGAGGTACCGGGAGGCTAGGTTGCGGGAGGCGCAGGTGGAGGCGCGGCTGGCGCTGGAGTTTCTTGAGGATGGCCTTATTCGAAACGCCGCCGGCAAGGCTTTTCAAGCCTGGAAGGCCTACCTCGCCGCTCGTCTGGCTGAGAAGAGGGATGTGTTGAGGGGTCTGTACCCGGGGTCGAGGAGGGTTAGGGTTGGGGAGGAGGAGGTAGAGGTGGAGGACGTGGACGTGGTGATCGCCCTGGTGCCCACGGCTCAGATGTTGAGGCTTTCTGGCGTGGTGGGCGGGGACGCGGTGGAGCTCACGGCGCTGGCCTTGGACCTCCACCGCTACCAATACAACGGGCCGGATCCCGAGGGCTTCTTCTCCGATGTGCCGGATGACAGAACGGCGGCTCTCCTCATCTGCCGCCTGGCGGAGAGGCTGGCCGCAGACAGGGACTTGTTGACGAGGGTCTGCGGCGTTTCTAGAGGCGAGGCCTAG
- the mcm gene encoding minichromosome maintenance protein MCM, whose protein sequence is MAVELAQETVRNKVKDFILSNEKVLDEVVNMIVQHKRSLEVDFNDVLIHDKELADLLVERPRQVLPLADAAVREVVEEKDPETARRLRRFYFRVKGSPYSIPLRKLRSEYVGRLIKVEGIVTRQTPPKHFLHRALYRCTQCGYELELVQELERHVEPPSRCPRCGAAKSFVLVTELSQYIDWQKLVVQERPEELPPGQLPRSVEVVVLDDLVDSVKPGDIVSLTGILDLAISELKKGKPPVLSSFLSAVHIESTNKELVEDITKEDEKKIIEISRRPDVRDLVVRSIAPSIYGHEEVKEAVACLLFGGNEIVYPDGVRVRGDIHVLVVGDPGTAKSQLLKFAAKVAPRAVYTTGKGSSAAGLTAAVVRDKLTGDFYLEAGALVLADKGVAIIDEIDKMDVKDRVAIHEAMEQQTVSISKAGIVATLNARAAVLAAANPAFGRYLPNRTVAENIDLPVSLLSRFDLIFVVRDEPQEDYDKAVATHILDLHTGALPESFKDIIKPDLLRKYIIYARRHVKPQLSEEAKDRIRQFYLEMRRHYQGPGTAIAITARQLEALIRLTIAEAKMRLSPIATAEDAERAIRLYLAFLKSVGIDLESGVVDIDSIMTGVPASRREAYIKLTELLKKLEEAYKGPVKLDALLDEAEKAGVPRAEAQRLVDLMIRNGELYTPRPGYVKRIGA, encoded by the coding sequence GTGGCCGTAGAGCTGGCTCAGGAGACTGTGCGCAACAAGGTGAAGGACTTCATCCTCTCGAACGAGAAGGTGCTGGACGAGGTCGTCAACATGATTGTCCAGCACAAGAGGAGCCTCGAGGTGGACTTCAACGACGTCTTGATACACGACAAGGAGCTCGCCGATCTCTTGGTCGAGAGGCCGAGGCAGGTCCTGCCGCTGGCGGACGCCGCAGTGAGGGAGGTGGTGGAGGAGAAGGATCCCGAGACGGCCAGACGGCTCAGGAGGTTCTACTTCCGCGTCAAAGGATCGCCCTACTCAATACCTCTTAGGAAGTTGCGGTCGGAGTACGTGGGGCGGCTGATCAAGGTGGAGGGCATAGTCACCAGGCAGACCCCGCCGAAGCACTTCCTCCACAGGGCCCTCTACAGATGCACCCAGTGCGGATACGAGCTGGAGCTGGTGCAGGAGCTGGAGAGGCACGTGGAGCCCCCCTCGCGGTGTCCCAGATGCGGCGCCGCGAAGTCCTTCGTCCTCGTGACCGAGCTCTCGCAGTATATAGACTGGCAGAAGCTGGTGGTGCAGGAGAGGCCGGAGGAGCTCCCGCCGGGCCAACTGCCGAGATCCGTCGAGGTCGTCGTGCTAGACGACCTGGTAGACTCGGTGAAGCCGGGGGACATAGTGTCGTTGACGGGCATCTTGGACCTAGCCATCAGCGAGCTCAAGAAGGGGAAGCCGCCTGTCCTCAGCTCCTTCCTCTCGGCGGTCCACATAGAGTCCACCAACAAGGAGCTGGTCGAGGACATAACCAAGGAGGACGAGAAGAAGATAATCGAGATATCGAGGAGGCCGGACGTGAGGGATCTCGTGGTGAGGTCGATAGCGCCTTCCATATACGGCCACGAGGAGGTCAAGGAGGCCGTGGCCTGCCTCCTCTTCGGTGGGAACGAGATAGTGTACCCCGACGGGGTGAGGGTCAGGGGCGACATACACGTGTTGGTGGTGGGCGACCCGGGCACGGCGAAGTCGCAACTGCTCAAATTCGCGGCGAAGGTGGCGCCGCGCGCCGTCTACACGACGGGCAAGGGGTCCTCCGCCGCCGGCCTCACAGCCGCCGTGGTGAGGGACAAGCTGACGGGCGACTTCTACCTGGAGGCGGGCGCGTTGGTGCTGGCCGACAAGGGCGTCGCCATAATAGACGAGATAGACAAGATGGACGTGAAGGACAGAGTGGCGATACACGAGGCCATGGAGCAACAGACCGTCTCCATAAGCAAGGCCGGCATAGTGGCGACTCTCAACGCAAGGGCGGCCGTCCTCGCCGCCGCCAACCCGGCCTTCGGCCGCTATCTGCCCAACCGCACCGTCGCCGAGAACATAGACCTCCCCGTCTCTCTGCTGAGCCGCTTCGACCTCATATTCGTCGTCAGGGACGAGCCGCAGGAGGACTACGACAAGGCCGTGGCCACCCACATACTGGATCTACACACGGGCGCCCTCCCCGAGTCCTTCAAGGACATAATAAAGCCGGACCTCCTCCGCAAGTACATAATATACGCCAGGAGGCACGTCAAGCCCCAGCTGAGCGAGGAGGCCAAAGACAGGATAAGGCAGTTCTACCTAGAGATGAGGAGGCACTACCAAGGGCCCGGCACGGCCATAGCCATAACCGCCCGCCAGCTCGAGGCGCTCATACGCCTGACCATAGCCGAGGCCAAGATGAGGCTGTCGCCCATAGCCACAGCCGAGGACGCCGAGAGGGCCATAAGGCTGTATCTGGCCTTCCTCAAGTCGGTCGGGATAGACCTGGAGTCTGGAGTAGTCGACATAGACTCCATAATGACGGGAGTCCCCGCGTCGCGCCGCGAGGCCTACATAAAGCTGACCGAGCTCCTCAAGAAGCTGGAGGAGGCCTACAAGGGCCCCGTGAAGCTCGACGCCTTGCTGGACGAGGCCGAGAAGGCGGGCGTGCCGAGGGCGGAGGCCCAGAGGCTCGTGGACCTCATGATAAGGAACGGCGAGCTCTACACGCCGAGGCCCGGATACGTCAAGAGGATAGGGGCCTAG
- a CDS encoding DNA replication complex GINS family protein, with the protein MPVVVGVAESRRVRVQIVKDLPQFMGLGPYKAGTTALLPVYTALRLVEIGAAKIDESSLLKPQEVAGLKFVEEREQLPAKLPDDFYARLRATVAQLKKDGDSKTLSALIGAARDLLIRRVEKLARLIAASPELIDDEEFQGRLAPEERALALALHGEVKALLGEILSP; encoded by the coding sequence ATGCCTGTCGTCGTCGGCGTCGCCGAGTCGCGGCGCGTCAGAGTCCAGATAGTCAAGGATTTGCCCCAGTTCATGGGGCTGGGGCCCTACAAGGCGGGCACGACGGCGTTGCTCCCCGTCTACACCGCCTTGAGGCTTGTGGAGATCGGCGCGGCGAAGATCGACGAGTCCTCTCTCCTCAAGCCGCAGGAAGTCGCCGGGCTGAAGTTTGTGGAGGAGCGGGAGCAGCTCCCGGCCAAGCTCCCGGACGACTTCTACGCCAGGCTGAGGGCTACCGTGGCCCAGCTGAAGAAGGACGGCGACTCCAAGACGCTCAGCGCGTTGATCGGCGCGGCGAGGGATCTCCTCATCAGGAGAGTGGAGAAGCTGGCTCGGCTCATAGCGGCGTCGCCGGAGTTGATAGACGACGAGGAGTTCCAGGGGAGGCTGGCGCCGGAGGAGAGGGCCCTGGCGCTGGCCCTACACGGCGAGGTAAAGGCCCTTCTGGGCGAGATCTTGAGCCCCTAG
- a CDS encoding PaREP1 family protein, translating to MESAAKPWIDLDKYREDRLREAVYEAELALRFLENGLYRNAAGKAFQAAKALLAAAAAQHRERLAGLYPGERKMGRGRRAAEVDLVIALMPTTRMKEVAQHIGDKELELAVEKALDLHQFQHNGLNPEGVLSRYRSLDQVKKDVEDVVEYVRRAATRRTT from the coding sequence GTGGAGTCGGCGGCGAAGCCGTGGATCGACCTCGATAAGTACCGCGAGGATAGGCTGAGGGAGGCCGTTTACGAGGCCGAGCTAGCCCTCCGCTTTCTCGAAAACGGCCTCTATAGAAACGCGGCCGGCAAGGCGTTTCAAGCCGCGAAGGCTCTGCTGGCCGCCGCGGCGGCTCAGCACAGGGAAAGGCTCGCCGGCCTCTACCCCGGCGAGAGGAAGATGGGGCGGGGCCGCCGGGCGGCCGAGGTAGATCTGGTAATCGCCCTAATGCCCACAACCAGGATGAAGGAGGTGGCCCAGCACATAGGCGACAAGGAGTTGGAGCTGGCCGTAGAAAAGGCCCTAGACCTCCACCAATTCCAGCACAACGGCCTCAACCCCGAGGGGGTTCTGTCGCGCTACAGGTCGCTGGATCAAGTCAAGAAAGACGTAGAAGACGTAGTGGAATACGTCAGAAGGGCCGCAACGCGGCGGACAACATAA
- a CDS encoding prephenate dehydratase, with product MERRIQELVELRASCPEPPSIGGELGAFLASLISRRHKPVVAYLGPEKSFTWEAASSYMPGASLVPARTIGEVFAMVEGGSADLGVVPFMNSLEGPVGETVDSLATRNVRISAVLEMRIVLCFAKRGTPRVVYSHPHAIAQARRLLSSLGAQVVYTNSTAEAVKAFETCTDCGVLASPRALVGFEAQCGVEDAESYTRFAVISPAGSGGGRYAALIFAVPNTPGSLYRALEPIAAAGVNMSLIYSRPTRLSPWDYFFLVELEVGDGLDGLVSALRGRTTLLKVVGRYDVVRL from the coding sequence CTGGAGCGCCGCATCCAGGAGCTGGTCGAGCTGAGGGCGTCTTGCCCTGAGCCTCCCTCTATCGGCGGCGAGCTCGGCGCGTTTCTGGCCTCGCTGATATCCAGGCGCCACAAGCCCGTCGTCGCCTACCTCGGCCCGGAGAAGTCGTTCACGTGGGAGGCGGCCTCCTCCTACATGCCGGGCGCCTCGCTGGTGCCGGCCAGAACAATCGGCGAGGTCTTCGCCATGGTCGAGGGCGGCTCCGCCGATCTGGGCGTGGTGCCTTTCATGAACTCGCTAGAGGGGCCCGTGGGGGAGACAGTAGACTCCTTGGCTACGCGGAACGTCCGCATATCCGCCGTCTTGGAGATGAGGATCGTCCTCTGCTTCGCCAAGAGGGGAACGCCGCGGGTGGTCTACTCCCACCCCCACGCCATAGCCCAAGCCCGGCGGCTCCTCTCCTCGCTGGGGGCCCAGGTGGTCTACACCAACAGCACAGCCGAGGCCGTCAAGGCCTTCGAGACCTGCACCGACTGCGGGGTCTTGGCGTCGCCGAGGGCCCTCGTCGGCTTCGAGGCCCAGTGCGGGGTCGAAGACGCCGAGAGCTACACCAGATTCGCCGTCATATCGCCGGCTGGGTCCGGCGGGGGCCGCTACGCCGCCTTGATATTCGCCGTGCCGAACACGCCCGGCTCTCTCTACAGAGCGCTGGAGCCAATCGCGGCGGCGGGAGTCAACATGTCCCTCATATACTCGAGGCCGACGCGCCTCTCTCCCTGGGACTACTTCTTCTTGGTGGAGCTGGAGGTGGGCGACGGGCTCGACGGGCTTGTGTCTGCGCTTAGGGGGAGGACCACTCTTCTGAAGGTCGTCGGGAGGTACGACGTGGTTAGGCTCTAA
- a CDS encoding nucleotidyltransferase domain-containing protein, giving the protein MGVEVLRSFPWARYGVVFSVLFGSRAWGRAVKGDWDIGVWLEDVDRDLDLLQDLARFLGVGEDGVDLVVLNHYERLPCSLVIDVLGRGKAIYFRDLDEFLEIKARLLYPCFDFMIDSEKLDLLRTQIEAVTGKWRR; this is encoded by the coding sequence GTGGGCGTCGAGGTCCTGCGCTCCTTCCCGTGGGCGAGGTACGGCGTGGTTTTCTCAGTGCTGTTCGGCTCCAGGGCGTGGGGTAGGGCTGTGAAGGGGGATTGGGACATCGGCGTCTGGCTGGAGGACGTGGATAGGGATTTGGACCTCCTGCAGGATCTGGCGAGGTTTCTGGGGGTTGGGGAGGACGGCGTGGACCTAGTCGTCTTGAACCACTACGAGAGGCTCCCGTGCTCTCTGGTGATAGACGTGTTGGGCAGAGGCAAGGCGATATACTTCAGGGATCTGGACGAGTTCCTCGAGATCAAGGCGAGGCTTCTGTACCCCTGCTTCGACTTCATGATCGACTCCGAGAAGCTCGACCTCCTGCGGACGCAGATAGAGGCTGTGACCGGAAAATGGCGGCGTTAG
- a CDS encoding CBS domain-containing protein, with translation MNAETLARKPPITVSTKTTLKEVAKTLAERKIGIVVVVDEKAPQNPLGVISERDIVRAIATGVDLNTPAEKYMTSPVITVEASEPLWKVAEVMRTHNIRHVVVTKGGKLYGVISIRDLIGEESTLRSLIEYGEAEERGPAAD, from the coding sequence ATGAACGCGGAGACGTTGGCAAGGAAACCGCCCATAACGGTCTCGACCAAGACGACCTTGAAGGAAGTCGCGAAGACCCTAGCCGAGAGGAAGATAGGAATCGTCGTCGTGGTCGACGAGAAGGCGCCCCAGAACCCGCTCGGCGTGATATCCGAGAGGGACATCGTGAGGGCCATAGCCACCGGCGTCGACCTCAACACCCCCGCCGAGAAGTACATGACCTCGCCCGTCATAACTGTCGAGGCGTCGGAGCCTCTCTGGAAAGTCGCCGAGGTCATGAGGACCCACAACATTAGGCACGTGGTCGTCACTAAGGGCGGCAAGCTCTACGGCGTGATATCCATAAGGGACCTCATAGGCGAGGAGAGCACCCTCCGTAGCTTGATAGAGTACGGAGAGGCCGAGGAGAGGGGCCCCGCCGCCGACTGA